The following coding sequences lie in one Methanothermobacter sp. MT-2 genomic window:
- a CDS encoding orotidine 5'-phosphate decarboxylase, giving the protein MEIKNDIILAMDLTDPMKALRVTGEVIDYIDTVKIGYPLVLSAGIGCIQEFKEKFKCNIIADFKVADIPETNKKICEITFNYGADAIIIHGFPGPDSIRACSEIADKMDREIFLLTDMSHPGSERFLGKVSEDIARLGVELGIKNYVAPATRLESLRRVRGIVGDEAFIISPGVGVQGGEVTETLKFADALIIGRTIYLSDNPKEAIEKIIGLLGDVY; this is encoded by the coding sequence ATGGAAATAAAAAATGATATAATTTTGGCGATGGACTTAACAGACCCCATGAAAGCCCTAAGGGTTACTGGTGAAGTAATAGATTATATAGATACCGTGAAGATAGGATATCCCCTTGTACTCTCTGCAGGGATCGGGTGCATCCAAGAATTCAAAGAAAAATTCAAATGTAATATCATAGCCGATTTTAAGGTTGCTGACATCCCAGAGACAAACAAGAAAATCTGTGAGATAACATTCAATTATGGTGCGGATGCCATTATAATCCATGGCTTCCCAGGCCCCGATAGTATAAGAGCATGCAGTGAAATCGCCGATAAAATGGATAGAGAAATTTTCCTACTCACTGACATGTCACATCCCGGTTCTGAAAGATTTCTAGGCAAGGTCTCAGAGGATATAGCAAGACTCGGGGTTGAACTAGGAATAAAAAATTATGTGGCCCCGGCCACGAGACTTGAAAGTCTCAGACGTGTAAGGGGTATAGTGGGTGATGAGGCATTTATCATATCACCTGGGGTTGGAGTCCAGGGTGGTGAGGTAACTGAAACCTTAAAATTTGCAGATGCGCTGATAATCGGCAGGACAATCTACCTTTCAGATAATCCAAAGGAAGCGATAGAAAAGATTATAGGTCTTTTAGGAGATGTTTATTAA
- a CDS encoding inosine-5'-monophosphate dehydrogenase-like protein VII yields MLTAVQKEILQTLINLYRKSRKSIKGEEIATLMNRNPGTIRNQMQALRSLGLVKGVPGPRGGYKPTIKAFQQLEISPAEMEAQVPIYKNGKKLEDLSVSKIEFTSIPHPGECEAAIKVVGSTKKLDLGDRIRVGPTPVNKLVVDGIIVGRDDVDNIILLDTTGIRSIPKKTVKEVATQDLVTIEPEMELNKVAGILSEKNIEGAPVTKKGKIVGMLTLSDINRAIAEGKSKCKVKDIMSTSIVAVDETVMISDAIELMNKHNIGRLILIDSEKKPIGIVTRTDILDAIAGLKNG; encoded by the coding sequence ATGCTAACAGCCGTTCAAAAAGAAATACTACAAACACTCATCAACCTCTACAGAAAATCCAGAAAATCCATAAAAGGCGAGGAAATAGCAACATTAATGAACAGAAACCCGGGAACCATAAGAAACCAAATGCAAGCACTAAGAAGCCTAGGCCTCGTAAAAGGGGTTCCGGGGCCCAGGGGCGGGTACAAGCCAACAATAAAAGCATTCCAACAACTAGAAATATCACCAGCAGAAATGGAAGCCCAAGTACCCATCTACAAAAACGGGAAAAAACTTGAAGACCTCTCAGTCTCAAAAATAGAATTCACAAGCATACCACACCCAGGAGAATGCGAAGCAGCCATAAAAGTAGTTGGAAGCACAAAAAAACTCGACCTCGGAGACAGGATAAGAGTAGGGCCAACACCAGTAAACAAACTCGTAGTAGACGGTATCATAGTAGGAAGAGACGATGTAGACAACATAATCCTCCTAGATACGACAGGAATCAGGAGCATACCAAAAAAAACAGTGAAAGAAGTCGCAACCCAAGACCTAGTCACAATAGAACCAGAAATGGAACTCAACAAAGTCGCGGGGATACTATCAGAAAAAAACATCGAAGGAGCCCCAGTCACAAAAAAAGGGAAAATAGTTGGCATGCTAACCCTCAGCGACATAAACAGGGCAATAGCAGAAGGCAAAAGCAAATGCAAAGTCAAAGATATCATGTCAACTAGCATAGTAGCTGTCGACGAAACAGTAATGATATCAGATGCCATAGAACTAATGAACAAACACAACATAGGAAGACTAATCCTAATAGACTCTGAAAAAAAACCCATAGGGATAGTCACACGCACAGACATACTAGACGCAATCGCAGGCCTCAAAAACGGATAG
- a CDS encoding cobalt transport protein produces MHIMEGFLPWQWCILWYAISLPIIIYGITRIKKVADELPESKPLLAVSGAFIFILSSLKMPSVTGSCSHPTGNGLGAILFGPWITSVMAAIVLIFQALLLAHGGLTTLGANTFSMGIIGPIFAWLAYKGSLKINLPTSIAVFLAAFLGDIMTYVTTSFQLALAFPTPNLIAAASKFMLIFAYTQIPLGIAEGLLTVVVFENILKLKPDITEKLNLIAPTVR; encoded by the coding sequence TTGCATATTATGGAAGGCTTTCTCCCATGGCAATGGTGCATCCTCTGGTATGCAATCTCCCTACCAATCATCATATACGGGATAACAAGGATAAAAAAGGTCGCAGATGAACTCCCAGAATCAAAACCATTACTGGCTGTGAGCGGAGCATTCATATTCATACTATCCTCACTTAAAATGCCATCAGTCACAGGAAGCTGCTCACACCCCACAGGAAACGGACTCGGCGCAATACTATTCGGCCCATGGATAACCTCAGTAATGGCAGCCATAGTACTCATATTCCAAGCACTTCTACTCGCCCACGGAGGATTAACAACACTAGGAGCCAACACGTTCTCCATGGGCATAATAGGCCCAATATTCGCATGGTTAGCCTACAAGGGATCCCTAAAAATAAACCTCCCAACTTCAATTGCAGTTTTCCTAGCAGCATTCCTAGGCGACATAATGACCTATGTAACAACATCATTCCAATTAGCCCTAGCATTCCCAACACCCAATTTGATAGCAGCAGCCTCAAAATTCATGTTAATATTCGCCTACACTCAAATACCCCTCGGAATAGCTGAAGGCTTACTCACAGTAGTAGTGTTCGAAAACATTCTAAAATTGAAACCAGACATCACAGAAAAACTAAACCTAATAGCTCCCACGGTAAGGTGA
- a CDS encoding sensory transduction histidine kinase: MDELAKGFVAITDKEGLLKRIINYNMNIPFKKGEPFSQLIDTGSKAKSSIFMDKLIDGNAIFDWEMNIKIKDKIKTFHFSGYKVNNEIFIVGAENRSEMIKIYKLLEEDMPLTKPKTLNKTKDEKLLFDELTHLNNQLTLAKRELIKKNLELKKALQEKEMLIREINHRVKNDLMIISSLLNLQAKYVKDKDDLILFKEAQTRAKSMAMLHEKLYQSGKYRSIEFGEYLKGLLKDLYYAFVTQPGKIGLEMDIENRELDVRIAMPLALIINELFTNAIKHAFPGDRKGTIRVEFKKKDGFYSLKVSDDGIGLPEDFNLDESKTFGLSIVNALTKQINGELSLHSNNGTTFNIRFKEQQ; this comes from the coding sequence ATGGATGAACTCGCTAAAGGTTTTGTCGCCATCACTGACAAAGAAGGGTTGCTTAAAAGGATAATAAATTATAATATGAATATACCTTTCAAAAAAGGCGAACCATTCTCACAGCTCATAGACACAGGAAGCAAGGCGAAATCATCAATTTTCATGGACAAACTAATAGATGGAAATGCGATATTCGACTGGGAAATGAACATCAAAATTAAAGATAAAATAAAAACCTTCCATTTTTCAGGATACAAAGTTAATAATGAAATATTCATCGTAGGCGCAGAGAACCGAAGCGAAATGATAAAAATCTACAAATTACTAGAAGAAGACATGCCATTAACAAAACCAAAGACCCTCAATAAAACCAAGGATGAAAAACTGCTCTTTGACGAATTAACACACCTTAATAACCAGCTCACACTAGCCAAACGCGAACTTATAAAAAAGAACCTCGAACTAAAAAAAGCCCTCCAAGAAAAAGAAATGCTAATAAGAGAAATCAATCACCGGGTCAAAAATGACCTCATGATAATCTCAAGCTTGCTTAACCTACAAGCAAAATATGTTAAAGACAAGGATGATCTGATACTATTCAAAGAGGCCCAGACAAGAGCCAAATCCATGGCAATGCTCCATGAAAAATTATACCAATCAGGAAAATATCGCAGCATAGAATTTGGAGAATACCTCAAGGGCCTTCTAAAAGATTTATATTATGCCTTCGTCACACAACCCGGGAAAATCGGCCTCGAAATGGACATAGAAAACAGAGAACTTGATGTGAGAATAGCAATGCCACTTGCACTCATCATAAACGAACTTTTCACCAACGCAATAAAACATGCATTTCCAGGTGACAGGAAAGGCACCATAAGAGTAGAATTCAAGAAAAAGGATGGATTTTATTCTTTAAAAGTTTCAGATGATGGCATAGGCTTGCCAGAAGATTTCAATTTAGATGAAAGCAAAACATTTGGACTTTCAATAGTCAATGCCCTTACAAAGCAAATAAATGGTGAACTATCCTTACATTCAAATAATGGAACCACTTTCAATATAAGATTCAAGGAGCAACAATAA
- a CDS encoding cobalt transport protein: protein MEKRHIIMLIIVVFICIIPLLIYNGLGEEQGYFGGADDKASQVIEETGYKPWFEPIWEPPSGEIESLLFAVQAAIGALIIGYVFGYYKGKRPS from the coding sequence ATGGAGAAAAGGCATATTATAATGCTTATAATCGTCGTTTTCATCTGCATAATACCACTCCTAATCTATAATGGATTGGGTGAAGAACAAGGCTACTTTGGAGGGGCTGATGATAAAGCCAGCCAGGTTATAGAAGAGACAGGCTATAAACCATGGTTCGAGCCCATCTGGGAACCTCCAAGTGGTGAAATAGAAAGTCTACTATTCGCGGTGCAAGCGGCCATAGGAGCCCTTATCATAGGATACGTTTTCGGCTACTATAAAGGCAAAAGACCCTCATAG
- a CDS encoding cobalt ABC transporter ATPase: protein MILEAVNVTYEYPDGTRALKNVNFKVEKGQAVALLGPNGAGKSTLFLHFNGILRPKKGQIKVEGEPIHYTKKGLMKVRQKVGIVFQNPDDQLFAPTVKEDVAFGPFNIGLEMDEIERRVKDSLRKVGMLGFEDKPPHHLSGGEKKRVAIAGILAMNPKIMVLDEPTSGLDPKGASHIMRLLYRLNEEGMTIIIATHDVDMAPLYADKIYIISKGEIIKEGTPTEVFKDVKTIRSANLRLPRIAHLMEILEKEDKLPFKEPYPLTIGEARRRLLDTWKVIE, encoded by the coding sequence ATGATACTTGAAGCAGTCAATGTTACATACGAATACCCTGACGGGACAAGAGCCCTTAAAAACGTAAACTTTAAAGTGGAAAAAGGACAAGCAGTAGCTTTACTCGGCCCAAACGGCGCCGGAAAATCAACCTTATTCTTACACTTTAACGGGATCCTCAGACCAAAAAAAGGACAAATAAAAGTAGAAGGCGAACCAATCCATTATACAAAAAAGGGACTTATGAAAGTAAGACAAAAGGTTGGTATAGTATTCCAAAACCCAGACGACCAACTATTCGCCCCAACAGTAAAAGAAGATGTGGCATTCGGCCCATTCAACATAGGCTTGGAAATGGATGAGATTGAAAGGAGGGTGAAAGATTCCCTTAGAAAGGTTGGCATGCTAGGATTTGAGGATAAACCACCACACCATTTGAGTGGTGGGGAAAAAAAGAGGGTTGCAATAGCAGGGATACTTGCAATGAACCCTAAGATAATGGTATTGGATGAGCCAACCTCTGGATTGGATCCTAAGGGCGCATCACATATAATGAGATTACTCTACAGGCTCAATGAGGAAGGAATGACGATAATCATAGCAACACATGATGTTGACATGGCACCATTATATGCCGATAAAATATACATAATAAGCAAGGGTGAGATAATCAAAGAAGGCACACCCACAGAAGTATTCAAGGATGTTAAAACTATAAGAAGCGCTAATCTAAGACTTCCAAGGATAGCTCATCTCATGGAAATACTCGAAAAGGAAGACAAACTACCATTCAAGGAACCTTACCCATTGACCATAGGCGAAGCCAGAAGAAGACTCCTAGACACATGGAAGGTGATAGAATGA
- a CDS encoding ATP phosphoribosyltransferase, with amino-acid sequence MEKIILGLPKGSLNNINRGNTYQIFVDAGYEIRGYEPGREENEIRILNDPEIKAYLTRPQSAPVELNRGMLDIAIIGEDWVREESINNNKIKKIGDLEYGQTRLIVAVPKEEPYNSLEEFFLANSDREKPILCFTEYPNLAREFFMKNPGYKRLFGDSTPMIQIRGLVDGDNEMVQIINSDGATEVYIAKGADLIIDNTQTGTSLRKAGLKIIDTIMESSAGLYAGPTCKGEKLEKAKMIYQQLFGAIKARNYFDVKFNIKNEKLEDIKEFLISREYCSQEPTIVKGIRFSQVNVLIPKNKFPEMLSGIKSLGASSIVREKVKQYVE; translated from the coding sequence ATGGAAAAGATCATACTAGGATTGCCAAAGGGTAGTCTGAACAACATTAACAGGGGAAACACTTATCAGATATTTGTTGATGCTGGATACGAGATCAGAGGCTATGAACCCGGCAGAGAAGAAAACGAGATCAGAATACTGAACGACCCAGAAATAAAAGCATACCTTACAAGGCCTCAGAGCGCCCCAGTAGAACTAAATAGGGGCATGCTCGATATTGCGATAATAGGTGAAGATTGGGTGCGTGAAGAATCCATCAACAATAACAAGATAAAAAAGATAGGAGACCTTGAATATGGCCAGACACGACTAATAGTCGCAGTACCAAAAGAGGAGCCATACAATTCCCTTGAAGAATTTTTCTTGGCCAACAGTGACCGTGAAAAGCCGATACTATGTTTCACAGAATATCCTAACCTTGCAAGGGAATTTTTCATGAAAAATCCAGGATACAAGAGATTATTCGGTGACAGCACTCCTATGATCCAAATAAGGGGTCTTGTTGATGGTGATAATGAAATGGTTCAGATAATAAATTCTGATGGGGCCACTGAAGTGTATATTGCGAAGGGAGCTGATCTCATAATCGATAATACACAGACTGGTACTAGTCTAAGGAAAGCTGGTTTAAAAATTATTGACACCATAATGGAATCCAGCGCTGGATTATATGCTGGGCCAACTTGTAAGGGAGAAAAACTTGAAAAGGCTAAGATGATATATCAGCAATTATTTGGGGCTATAAAAGCCCGGAATTATTTTGATGTTAAATTCAATATAAAAAATGAAAAACTGGAAGATATCAAAGAATTCCTTATCTCTAGAGAGTATTGTTCACAGGAGCCTACAATAGTCAAGGGTATTAGATTCTCCCAGGTGAACGTTCTAATACCGAAAAATAAATTCCCGGAAATGTTAAGCGGTATTAAAAGCTTGGGAGCTTCATCAATCGTGAGAGAAAAGGTTAAACAGTACGTAGAATAA
- a CDS encoding predicted cobalt transport protein → MNISTDFYAHKNNLNRISPAVKLSWGILTMILSLLSPSPVIPIIVAFMMSFITVYIAGIPSRYYLKFISIPMGFGILTLIIMALFFGVEPSSIRFLYFKVYLDGLHTGFLVFSRIMGGFTCLAFISLTTPINEIFKQFEKIRIPRIIIEIALLMYRMIFIFIEEASTMYHAQETRLGYNGIKNSIRALGLLASNLFIRSWMQGEKIYQAMETRCYHGEIPTMKTHKSNNKWMIMVIAFEITLAIGIYFTRTINIL, encoded by the coding sequence TTGAATATTTCAACAGACTTCTACGCCCATAAAAACAATCTTAACAGGATATCCCCAGCTGTAAAACTATCCTGGGGTATCCTTACAATGATATTATCACTATTATCACCCTCCCCAGTAATCCCGATTATAGTAGCCTTTATGATGTCATTTATCACAGTTTATATTGCAGGGATACCATCACGTTACTATCTCAAATTTATAAGCATACCCATGGGCTTCGGGATCCTAACACTGATAATAATGGCATTATTTTTTGGAGTTGAACCCTCATCCATAAGATTCCTCTACTTCAAGGTCTACTTGGATGGCCTGCATACAGGATTCCTAGTATTCTCAAGGATAATGGGTGGTTTCACCTGCCTAGCTTTTATCTCACTTACAACACCCATTAATGAAATATTCAAACAATTCGAGAAGATAAGAATACCCAGGATCATAATCGAGATAGCCCTTTTAATGTATCGCATGATATTCATTTTCATCGAAGAAGCATCTACAATGTATCATGCCCAGGAGACAAGACTAGGCTATAATGGTATCAAAAATTCCATAAGAGCACTTGGATTACTTGCAAGCAACCTATTTATAAGATCATGGATGCAAGGAGAAAAAATATACCAGGCAATGGAGACAAGATGCTACCATGGGGAAATCCCAACAATGAAAACCCACAAATCCAATAACAAATGGATGATAATGGTAATAGCCTTCGAGATAACACTAGCCATTGGAATATACTTCACAAGAACCATAAACATCCTATAA
- a CDS encoding riboflavin synthase: protein MKRIGICDTTFARYDMARAAINELKMHVPDLRIIRRTVPGVKDLPVACKKLIEEEGCEIVMAFGMPGPEEKDKMCAHEASTGLIQAQLMTNTHIIEVFVHEDEESNPKDLKILAENRAREHAQNVIKMLFKPEKLIREAGMGMREGKPDVGPL, encoded by the coding sequence ATGAAACGTATAGGGATATGTGACACCACCTTCGCAAGATATGATATGGCAAGGGCCGCTATCAACGAATTAAAGATGCACGTCCCAGATCTGAGGATTATAAGGAGGACTGTGCCGGGTGTTAAGGATCTTCCGGTGGCCTGTAAAAAATTAATCGAGGAAGAAGGCTGCGAGATTGTAATGGCCTTCGGGATGCCGGGTCCGGAGGAAAAAGATAAAATGTGCGCCCATGAGGCTTCAACTGGACTGATACAAGCGCAACTTATGACGAACACTCATATAATTGAGGTTTTCGTCCATGAGGATGAGGAATCTAATCCAAAGGATTTGAAGATCCTTGCGGAAAATCGTGCGCGTGAACATGCCCAGAATGTTATAAAAATGTTATTCAAACCTGAAAAATTGATAAGGGAAGCTGGTATGGGGATGAGGGAAGGTAAACCAGACGTCGGACCACTATAG
- a CDS encoding probable deoxyhypusine synthase, which yields MKVQHMKIQEEMKVKDLINEMGKTGVLGAGRVYNATRLLSEMFNDKDMNIFLSMAGPLIAGGMRQIISDLIKKGKIQALITSGANLTHDLLEAFGGKHYHNLKPDQIKGGHIKDIYTKTEDFEIFEKKIIKIIESITRSSGRVFSIREFIHEIGKHINDKNSIIKNATDNNIPIYAPGIIDSMIGLQLWMFTQENQLCLDAIADMHHLSNLVFESEKIGAIILGGGLPKHYTLASTILRGGVDAAIQIIMDRSETGSLSGAPLEEARTWAKAQSKSKLVTVIGDATIIFPLILAGAL from the coding sequence ATGAAAGTCCAACACATGAAAATACAAGAGGAAATGAAAGTCAAAGACCTGATCAATGAAATGGGCAAAACAGGAGTGCTTGGAGCAGGAAGAGTATACAATGCCACAAGACTATTATCTGAAATGTTCAATGACAAAGACATGAACATCTTCCTCAGCATGGCAGGACCCCTCATAGCAGGTGGCATGCGACAAATCATCTCAGACCTAATAAAAAAAGGGAAAATCCAGGCACTCATCACAAGCGGAGCCAACCTAACACACGACCTCCTAGAAGCATTCGGAGGCAAACACTACCACAACCTCAAACCAGACCAGATAAAAGGAGGACACATCAAGGACATTTACACGAAAACAGAAGACTTCGAAATTTTCGAAAAAAAGATAATAAAGATTATAGAATCCATCACAAGATCCTCTGGACGCGTTTTTTCCATAAGGGAATTTATCCATGAAATAGGAAAACACATCAATGACAAAAATTCCATAATAAAAAACGCCACCGACAATAACATACCAATCTACGCCCCTGGGATAATAGACAGCATGATCGGACTCCAACTTTGGATGTTCACCCAAGAAAACCAATTATGCCTCGATGCAATAGCAGACATGCACCACCTATCAAACCTAGTATTCGAATCAGAAAAAATAGGCGCCATAATACTAGGTGGTGGACTGCCAAAACACTACACCCTAGCATCAACCATCCTAAGAGGAGGTGTTGACGCGGCAATCCAGATAATCATGGACCGGAGCGAAACAGGAAGCCTCAGCGGAGCGCCACTAGAAGAAGCGAGAACATGGGCAAAAGCACAAAGCAAATCCAAACTCGTTACAGTCATAGGAGACGCGACAATAATATTCCCACTAATACTAGCAGGAGCACTCTAA
- a CDS encoding predicted hydrolase: MVSLCLLAVRALIKDNGKILIIKRSNTCKTNPSKWELPGGKVNLGEPLEEALKREVKEETGLNINPKGVIGVAEQELTIFKAIHIIIECSANGKLKLSSEHESYAWVRPEDLRYYELTDWFYNFIKSLK; encoded by the coding sequence ATGGTATCATTATGCTTACTTGCAGTCAGAGCCTTGATAAAAGACAATGGAAAAATTCTCATAATAAAAAGGTCTAACACTTGTAAGACAAACCCTTCAAAGTGGGAGTTGCCAGGTGGCAAAGTAAACCTAGGAGAACCCCTAGAGGAAGCCCTCAAAAGAGAAGTTAAAGAAGAAACAGGACTAAACATAAACCCTAAAGGCGTTATTGGAGTTGCAGAACAAGAACTGACCATTTTTAAGGCCATACATATCATAATTGAATGTTCAGCGAATGGTAAGCTGAAATTAAGCAGTGAACATGAATCGTATGCTTGGGTGAGGCCAGAAGACCTCAGATACTATGAACTCACAGATTGGTTTTACAATTTCATCAAATCTTTAAAATAA
- a CDS encoding TRNA m1G methyltransferase codes for MKRLSLIFREVLKSKGVDKLGSLHRCEWDDPFQEMAISILEGKGAIIRVDKPTRLAWTLDGKVTRSAHFAYSRRDFKDPLIGEKEIMEELSKYEHPYFIIDLMYWDEHTPKEKRKLALQLSQSYGLIRNYLWGGKLVLTWLNKEAKEHMHFPLENITSSNTPTHQFLSKKGINETVLLDPWARKDIKEDDLASKAFIIGGIVDKTGDKKGVTPRIGEKLQENGIRVRRRRISLRGDIIGVPDRINLILEILLLMIFEGKRMEEAVLEVQPYRDARWRLRRELPKNKIKLKGLSPMVEKKLFHEYSKWLNIRWKDFNKVMDELNLDKKLEN; via the coding sequence ATGAAAAGGCTCAGTTTAATATTCAGGGAAGTTTTAAAAAGTAAGGGTGTGGATAAACTTGGGAGCCTCCATAGATGTGAATGGGATGATCCCTTCCAGGAGATGGCAATTTCAATCCTCGAAGGCAAAGGGGCTATAATAAGAGTGGATAAGCCCACAAGATTAGCCTGGACCCTAGATGGGAAGGTCACAAGATCCGCACACTTCGCCTATTCACGCCGAGACTTCAAGGATCCTCTGATAGGGGAGAAAGAGATTATGGAAGAACTATCCAAGTATGAGCATCCTTATTTCATAATAGATCTAATGTACTGGGATGAACACACTCCAAAGGAGAAAAGGAAGCTGGCGCTACAATTATCCCAATCATATGGACTTATAAGGAACTACCTATGGGGTGGGAAACTCGTGCTCACATGGCTTAACAAAGAAGCAAAAGAGCACATGCATTTCCCCCTTGAGAACATAACAAGTTCTAATACTCCAACACACCAATTCCTATCAAAAAAAGGAATAAATGAAACAGTACTCCTAGACCCCTGGGCCAGAAAAGATATAAAGGAGGATGATCTCGCCTCCAAAGCTTTTATAATCGGTGGTATAGTTGATAAAACAGGTGACAAGAAGGGAGTCACTCCAAGGATAGGTGAAAAACTTCAGGAAAATGGTATACGTGTTAGAAGGAGGAGAATATCGCTTCGAGGAGATATTATAGGAGTTCCGGATAGGATAAACTTGATCTTGGAAATTCTTCTTTTGATGATCTTCGAAGGTAAAAGGATGGAAGAAGCCGTCCTTGAAGTCCAACCATATAGAGATGCAAGATGGCGGCTCAGGAGGGAGTTGCCAAAAAATAAGATCAAATTAAAGGGACTTTCCCCCATGGTTGAGAAAAAACTGTTCCATGAATACTCAAAATGGCTCAATATAAGATGGAAGGACTTCAACAAGGTAATGGATGAACTGAACTTAGATAAAAAATTGGAGAATTAA
- a CDS encoding predicted cobalamin binding protein, whose product MFKEFELEKIADKAMDELLKTDITQGYTLRDKKLCLQDLKYHLKYLKEALDASSPPLFNDYVIWADILLKSIGLPRECLKESLKALKTASKDVMDPRSYEKISSYITEALNQLEKEHVLKSFITDDNPLKKEAEDYLKFLLNADTEGARKLIKSLLDDGIKISDIYLNIFEPAQYEIGRLWQMNMITVAHEHYATGLTQMLIAELYPYILESAEKTGKTLVATCINNELHELGLRIVSDFLEMNGWNSIYLGANTPQESIIKIIQEHDPELLLISATMTYNIGHVQKLIGKVKKLEKPPKIMVGGHPFNIDPELWKRVGADAHATNASMAVKIVDRML is encoded by the coding sequence TTGTTCAAAGAATTTGAATTGGAAAAAATTGCAGATAAAGCAATGGATGAACTTCTAAAAACAGATATAACACAAGGTTATACTTTAAGGGATAAAAAATTATGCCTACAAGATCTAAAATATCATCTAAAATACCTAAAAGAAGCACTAGACGCTTCAAGCCCGCCATTATTTAATGACTATGTGATCTGGGCCGACATACTACTCAAGAGCATAGGACTGCCCAGAGAATGTTTAAAAGAATCCCTAAAAGCTTTAAAAACCGCCTCAAAGGATGTAATGGACCCAAGATCATATGAAAAGATATCATCTTATATAACAGAGGCCTTAAATCAGCTAGAAAAAGAACATGTGCTTAAAAGTTTCATAACTGATGACAACCCCCTGAAAAAAGAAGCTGAAGACTACCTAAAATTCCTACTCAATGCAGACACAGAAGGCGCCCGTAAACTGATAAAATCCCTATTAGATGATGGTATAAAAATTTCCGACATTTACCTGAATATCTTCGAACCAGCACAATACGAGATCGGACGCCTATGGCAGATGAACATGATAACAGTAGCCCATGAACATTATGCCACTGGACTCACACAAATGCTAATCGCCGAACTTTACCCATACATCCTAGAATCCGCAGAAAAAACCGGCAAAACCCTAGTAGCAACTTGTATAAACAATGAACTCCACGAACTCGGCCTTAGAATAGTATCAGACTTCCTTGAAATGAACGGATGGAACTCAATATATCTTGGAGCCAACACCCCACAAGAGAGTATAATCAAGATAATCCAAGAACATGACCCAGAACTACTACTGATATCCGCCACCATGACATATAACATTGGCCATGTGCAAAAACTCATAGGAAAAGTGAAAAAATTAGAAAAACCCCCTAAGATAATGGTGGGAGGCCACCCCTTTAACATCGACCCTGAACTCTGGAAAAGAGTCGGGGCAGATGCTCATGCCACAAACGCCTCCATGGCAGTTAAAATAGTAGATAGGATGTTATGA